In one window of Planctomycetia bacterium DNA:
- a CDS encoding bifunctional DNA primase/polymerase: protein MSNAMYEAACRYKELGCEVIPLRRDTNTPAIRYKSIVRNGGFSATELRTHFADDRHNIGLLTGSASRGLMAIDLDNYAAYRDFEKRHRNLAKCLPYAISPRGWHFYFLGVEGQRDTHSYRVGNSERSPVHHIKGDGNYITLDPSWREPTPKKPHQRREYRWVRPLPDLSQLPTIHPHDLLPKALLGTGGAISSYQYDASGGVALSMWLAARAAAVRYQPLGRRTRGRALFAFVRYLRGLFGDAVTVNQLSNVFADWHARIQSKAYVEDKSYQSNWRQFCFAWEHVRLNNRQALARLIAAYDPAPEASAAERVWHLCQVLGAWNKGRFYLAGETAAGIVGCSQPYASKCLRELVKEDRLEISKGCDRWRRKAKTYQLVLGGQHD from the coding sequence GTGTCCAACGCAATGTATGAGGCGGCCTGCCGCTACAAGGAACTCGGCTGCGAGGTGATCCCGCTGCGTCGGGATACCAACACCCCAGCCATTCGCTACAAGTCGATTGTTCGTAATGGTGGCTTTAGTGCCACTGAGTTGCGAACTCACTTCGCCGATGATCGCCACAACATCGGATTGCTTACCGGCTCCGCATCCCGGGGCTTGATGGCCATCGACCTGGACAACTATGCGGCCTATCGAGACTTCGAAAAGCGGCATCGCAATTTGGCTAAGTGTCTGCCTTACGCCATCAGTCCAAGGGGCTGGCACTTTTACTTTCTCGGCGTCGAAGGTCAGCGTGATACTCACTCGTATCGCGTGGGCAATTCTGAACGCTCACCGGTCCATCACATTAAAGGCGATGGCAACTACATCACTCTGGACCCAAGCTGGCGAGAACCAACGCCCAAGAAGCCACACCAACGCCGCGAGTATCGCTGGGTCCGTCCACTCCCCGACCTCTCGCAACTCCCCACCATCCACCCCCACGACCTCCTACCCAAGGCTTTGCTGGGGACAGGCGGGGCTATTTCATCCTATCAATACGATGCTTCTGGGGGGGTGGCTCTATCGATGTGGTTGGCGGCTCGTGCGGCGGCCGTGCGATATCAACCCCTGGGTCGGAGAACGAGAGGCAGGGCACTGTTCGCGTTCGTGCGATACCTGCGTGGCCTGTTTGGCGACGCCGTCACGGTGAACCAGTTGTCGAATGTATTCGCCGATTGGCATGCTCGGATTCAGTCGAAGGCCTATGTCGAAGACAAGAGCTACCAGTCGAACTGGCGGCAATTCTGTTTCGCGTGGGAGCACGTTCGCCTCAATAACCGTCAAGCATTGGCCCGGCTGATCGCGGCCTACGATCCCGCTCCCGAGGCGTCTGCGGCGGAACGAGTGTGGCATCTCTGCCAGGTCCTCGGTGCATGGAACAAAGGCAGGTTTTATTTGGCTGGCGAAACCGCCGCCGGAATCGTGGGATGCAGTCAACCTTACGCGAGTAAGTGCCTTCGCGAATTGGTCAAAGAAGATCGGCTCGAAATCAGCAAGGGTTGCGATCGGTGGCGACGCAAAGCCAAGACTTATCAACTCGTTCTGGGAGGACAACATGACTAA
- a CDS encoding MFS transporter, with amino-acid sequence MPDAPRRGSLLVIFLTVFIDLLGFGMVLPLLPIYAKLLPEMREMTAGRQELTVGLLMSSFSAMQFLFAPLWGRLSDRIGRRPVLMVGLAGSVVFYTLFGLAAQWGSLTWLFVARIGAGLAGATISTTQAYIADSTTLEGRSKGMALIGAAFGLGFTFGPALGALSLWLSGEEALSPWPGYLAAGLSVIALMMAVFRLPESLPPGGARSEHKLLDWRALSDAISMPSVALLILASFVSIFAFANFESTLSRLLLYKADAAQQVQEHGTHHFPAQLLLVFCYIGLVLSFAQGFLVRRLAGKISDERLTTMGATVSIVGFGLLALASYQVHIPSLLGALTVAIVGFAMVTPSLNALISRRSDPARQGGILGLNQSAGALARIVGPVTGFSLLGWAHDRPWGHTLPYWAATGLMIVGAALIAVAVRSGKDFGK; translated from the coding sequence ATGCCTGACGCTCCGCGACGTGGTTCTCTGTTGGTCATCTTCCTGACGGTCTTTATTGACCTGTTGGGTTTCGGGATGGTGTTGCCGCTGCTGCCGATCTACGCGAAATTGTTGCCTGAGATGCGCGAAATGACCGCCGGCCGGCAGGAGTTGACGGTTGGGCTGTTGATGTCCAGTTTTTCCGCGATGCAGTTTCTGTTCGCGCCGCTGTGGGGACGGTTGTCGGATCGGATTGGGCGGCGGCCCGTGTTGATGGTCGGCCTGGCCGGTTCCGTGGTGTTTTATACGTTGTTCGGCCTGGCCGCACAGTGGGGGAGCTTGACCTGGTTGTTCGTGGCGCGGATCGGTGCGGGTTTGGCCGGCGCGACGATCTCCACCACCCAGGCGTACATCGCCGATTCAACCACGCTCGAAGGCCGCTCGAAGGGCATGGCGCTGATCGGCGCGGCGTTCGGACTGGGCTTTACGTTCGGGCCAGCGCTCGGCGCGTTGAGTCTATGGCTGTCCGGCGAGGAGGCTTTGAGCCCTTGGCCGGGCTATCTGGCCGCCGGGCTGTCGGTAATCGCGCTCATGATGGCAGTGTTTCGCTTGCCGGAATCTTTGCCGCCGGGCGGCGCCCGATCGGAGCACAAGTTGCTCGACTGGCGCGCACTTTCCGACGCAATCTCGATGCCGTCCGTGGCGCTGTTGATTCTGGCGTCGTTCGTGTCGATCTTCGCCTTTGCGAATTTCGAGTCGACGTTGTCACGGCTGTTGCTCTACAAGGCCGACGCCGCGCAGCAGGTGCAGGAGCACGGGACGCATCATTTTCCGGCGCAGCTGCTGCTCGTATTCTGCTACATCGGACTTGTGCTTAGCTTCGCGCAAGGGTTCCTGGTGCGCCGTCTCGCGGGCAAGATCAGCGACGAGCGCCTGACCACCATGGGCGCGACGGTGTCGATCGTGGGCTTTGGTTTGCTCGCGCTGGCTAGTTACCAGGTGCATATCCCGAGTTTGCTCGGCGCGCTGACGGTCGCCATTGTCGGCTTCGCGATGGTTACGCCGTCGTTGAACGCGCTGATTTCGCGGCGCAGCGATCCCGCCCGGCAAGGGGGCATTCTGGGCCTCAATCAGAGCGCCGGCGCGCTGGCGCGGATCGTCGGCCCGGTGACGGGCTTCTCGTTGCTCGGCTGGGCGCATGATCGCCCTTGGGGGCACACACTGCCTTATTGGGCGGCAACGGGGTTGATGATTGTCGGTGCGGCCTTGATCGCCGTCGCCGTCCGCAGCGGGAAGGACTTTGGCAAGTAG
- a CDS encoding GTPase, translated as MAQIMYGRWGSKSGEEVVVCRVDEETIEVHCHGGEAAAARILADLAQHGASVQTWRDRAGDSIRAAAFRALTEATTKPAAAILWDQYAGALVRALADLKVRIRDDHLATAVEAIDRLLSFAELGLHLTTTWRVALVGSPNVGKSSLLNAVLGFGRAIVHDQPGTTRDLVTGITAFAGWPCLLVDTAGLRATAEPIERAGVALAAQELQQADLLLWVRDATSGSDDELQLPSQIAREPLVVWNKCDLLDSATPTIGGGLLASALTGQGIESLVAAIAQRLVPETPPRGAAVPFTPAQVARLKNIQTDLRFGRAREALDALESWLGEQTSEILPGEIRE; from the coding sequence GTGGCGCAAATCATGTACGGCCGCTGGGGCAGCAAATCGGGAGAAGAAGTCGTCGTCTGTCGTGTCGACGAGGAAACGATCGAGGTGCATTGCCACGGCGGCGAGGCGGCGGCAGCGCGGATTCTCGCCGACCTTGCCCAACATGGCGCGTCCGTGCAAACCTGGCGCGATAGGGCTGGCGACTCGATTCGCGCGGCGGCGTTTCGCGCGCTGACAGAAGCGACCACGAAACCGGCCGCGGCGATTTTGTGGGATCAGTACGCCGGCGCGTTGGTACGCGCACTCGCGGACCTGAAGGTACGAATCCGCGATGACCATCTGGCGACGGCCGTGGAGGCGATCGATCGACTGTTATCGTTCGCCGAACTGGGTCTGCATTTGACCACAACTTGGCGCGTCGCGCTCGTAGGGTCGCCGAACGTCGGCAAGAGTAGTTTGTTGAATGCAGTGCTCGGCTTCGGCCGCGCCATCGTTCACGATCAGCCCGGCACGACGCGCGATCTCGTCACCGGAATCACCGCCTTTGCCGGCTGGCCGTGCTTGTTGGTCGACACAGCTGGCCTACGAGCGACGGCAGAACCGATCGAACGCGCCGGCGTCGCGCTCGCTGCGCAAGAGTTACAGCAGGCTGATCTGTTGCTCTGGGTTCGCGACGCCACGAGCGGTTCTGATGACGAACTGCAGTTGCCAAGTCAAATTGCGCGCGAGCCTTTGGTCGTTTGGAATAAGTGCGATCTCCTCGATTCGGCAACGCCGACAATCGGCGGCGGACTGCTGGCCAGCGCCCTTACCGGGCAGGGAATCGAATCGCTGGTCGCGGCGATCGCCCAACGCCTCGTGCCGGAGACGCCGCCGCGCGGCGCGGCCGTGCCGTTCACGCCGGCACAAGTCGCTCGTCTGAAAAACATCCAAACCGATCTGCGTTTTGGCCGTGCCCGCG
- a CDS encoding type III pantothenate kinase: MTATPTRPLIAVDVGNSRIKLGWFEHALASDFPLPDRTLRLTLDALDWTELDDWLGGVAPAELDWRLGSVNRAAQSRLIDLLRERGAIANTMLLAAGDLPLRVDLPLPDMVGVDRLLDAVAANRLRPADRAAVVVDLGTAITVDLVSADGAFQGGAILPGLMTSAKALNQFTDMLPLLAELDGAPNALGKSTLEAMRSGLFWGAVGGIRELVARYTEQLAAQPVVIVAGGSSHVVADLLGNDARHEPHLTLAGIALAARGADERSV, from the coding sequence ATGACCGCCACCCCCACTCGGCCGCTGATCGCCGTGGACGTCGGCAATAGCCGCATCAAGCTCGGTTGGTTCGAGCATGCGCTGGCGAGTGATTTTCCATTGCCGGATCGCACCTTACGCTTGACCTTGGATGCGCTCGACTGGACCGAACTCGACGACTGGCTCGGCGGCGTGGCGCCGGCTGAGCTGGATTGGCGATTGGGCAGCGTGAATCGCGCCGCGCAGTCGCGGCTAATCGATTTGCTGCGCGAGCGCGGCGCGATTGCCAACACGATGTTGCTGGCAGCCGGCGACTTGCCATTGCGCGTCGACTTGCCACTGCCGGACATGGTCGGCGTCGATCGCTTGCTCGACGCCGTGGCCGCGAATCGTTTGCGCCCGGCGGACCGCGCCGCCGTGGTGGTCGACCTCGGCACTGCCATCACCGTCGATCTCGTTTCCGCCGATGGCGCCTTTCAAGGAGGCGCGATTCTGCCGGGACTGATGACGTCGGCGAAAGCGTTGAATCAATTCACCGACATGCTACCGTTGCTGGCGGAGTTGGACGGCGCGCCGAACGCGCTCGGGAAATCAACCCTCGAAGCGATGCGCTCCGGTTTGTTCTGGGGCGCGGTCGGCGGCATTCGGGAATTGGTCGCGCGATATACGGAACAACTGGCGGCGCAGCCCGTGGTGATTGTTGCCGGCGGCAGCTCGCATGTCGTGGCCGATCTCTTGGGCAACGACGCCCGGCACGAGCCGCACCTCACGCTGGCCGGCATCGCCTTAGCCGCCCGAGGCGCTGATGAACGCAGCGTGTAA
- a CDS encoding phenylacetate--CoA ligase family protein: MKDAAFFERRKLESLEPWALRQHQLARLNALLATILPTNRLYAEKLDGISLPLESFEQFDRLPHTFKEELIDRRHHGDFAANLTYPVERYVRYHQTSGTSGRPIMVLDTAEDWNWWVNTWQFTLDAAEITPGDRALLAFSFGPFIGFWSAFDALTRRGALAAPGGGMTSLQRLELIRTLRANILLCTPSYALHLAEVAENHQLDPRTMGVEKLILSGEPGASASIIREKIATCWNAQVIDHSGATEVGPWGYSDSERRGLHVVESEFIAEFLSIEHGGPAAAGELSELVLTSLGRYGGPLIRYRTGDLVRPQWPAGYANRFVLLEGGVLGRTDDMMIIRGVNVFPSAVEQILRSFPEVLEYRLRAFKAAQLDQLEVEIEDRLEQPARVAEELRLRLGLNIEVRCVTIGSLPRFEGKGRRFADDR; encoded by the coding sequence ATGAAAGACGCCGCCTTTTTCGAACGCCGAAAGCTGGAATCGCTGGAGCCTTGGGCATTGCGCCAGCATCAATTGGCGCGCTTGAATGCGCTGCTGGCGACCATTCTGCCGACGAATCGCCTCTACGCGGAAAAGCTTGACGGGATTTCGCTGCCGCTGGAATCCTTCGAGCAATTCGATCGACTCCCGCATACCTTCAAGGAAGAGCTGATCGATCGTCGGCATCATGGCGATTTCGCCGCGAACTTGACCTATCCGGTAGAGCGCTACGTCCGCTATCACCAGACCTCGGGCACCAGCGGCCGGCCGATTATGGTGCTCGATACCGCCGAGGACTGGAACTGGTGGGTCAACACCTGGCAGTTCACGCTCGACGCGGCTGAGATCACGCCGGGCGATCGCGCACTGCTGGCCTTTTCCTTTGGCCCCTTCATCGGCTTTTGGAGCGCCTTCGACGCCCTCACGCGGCGCGGCGCCTTGGCTGCGCCCGGCGGTGGCATGACGTCGTTGCAACGGCTGGAACTCATTCGCACGCTGCGCGCGAACATCCTGCTCTGCACGCCGAGTTACGCGCTGCACCTCGCGGAAGTCGCGGAGAATCATCAACTTGATCCGCGCACCATGGGCGTAGAGAAACTGATTCTTTCCGGCGAGCCCGGCGCTTCGGCGTCAATAATTCGCGAAAAAATCGCGACCTGTTGGAACGCCCAAGTGATCGATCACAGCGGCGCGACAGAAGTCGGTCCCTGGGGCTACAGCGACAGTGAACGTCGCGGCCTGCACGTCGTGGAAAGCGAGTTCATCGCGGAGTTCCTGTCGATCGAACACGGCGGTCCGGCCGCGGCTGGCGAACTCTCGGAATTGGTGCTGACTAGCCTGGGGCGCTACGGCGGCCCGTTGATTCGTTACCGCACCGGCGATCTGGTCCGCCCGCAATGGCCCGCCGGGTATGCAAATCGCTTCGTGTTGCTCGAAGGAGGCGTGCTGGGGCGCACGGACGACATGATGATCATCCGCGGCGTCAACGTCTTCCCAAGCGCCGTGGAACAAATTCTCCGCAGCTTCCCCGAAGTGTTGGAATACCGGCTCCGCGCCTTCAAGGCCGCGCAGTTGGATCAGCTCGAGGTCGAAATCGAAGATCGCCTCGAACAGCCGGCCCGCGTGGCCGAGGAACTGCGGCTCCGGCTAGGACTGAACATCGAAGTGCGCTGCGTGACCATCGGTTCGCTCCCACGCTTCGAAGGCAAAGGCCGCCGCTTCGCCGACGACCGGTAA